The sequence ACCGGGAAGTACAGGGATGAGGGAAGTTATGCATCTTCATGGAATTGACTCGTTGCGCGTGGAGATATCCGAATCCACGCTGGCCAGGCTTTTGGCGGAAGGCCATCTGGGGGCCTCGGAGCTGCGCTGCCTGGACCATGCGTCCGGGCGGCGCTTGCGACGCTTGTGTCTGAAAAGCTGCGTCTGGCGCAAGGCCGGAGGCGGCTGCAACGCGCCGGGCTGCTGCCCGTTGCGGCGTGAGGGTGCGAAGTGTTGAATTTTTTTTGCGGCGGCCAGCCCGTGAAGGAGCGAAGTTCCAGCCGCGTGTCCGCTCCGGAAACGGCCGCCCAGGCTTCCTTCGACCCCGGCCGTGCGTCCTGGCCGTCGCGTATCGGCATCGTCAGGCGGGTGGCGTTGCTCCTGTTTGTCCTTGTACTCGTGCCCATGGGGACGACCCTGGCCATGCTCGAATCCGGGACGGTCATCGACCCCGTCAACATGCTCGTGGCCAGCCTGGCCGTTGCGCTGGGCCTTCTGGCGCCGATAAGCCGGATCGGGGCGCATTTTCTGGTGCTCCGCGACCTGCGCCTTCTGAACGAGTTCTGCTCGCAGATCCAGCAGGGCCGCTACGGTGCGCGTTTTCCCGTAGGCCTGGAGGGTGATGACGAGCATGAAATGCTGCGCCTGAAGCGCAACATGAACTGGATGGCCCACCACATCGAGACGCAGACCAAGAAGCTTCATGAACGGCTCGACGAGAGCGACCTGCGCAAGCGCTTCTACGAGGAAATGTCCTATCGCGACCCTTTGACCGGACTGTACAACCGGCGTTACTTCGATTGCTTTGTGCCGAATGCCTTGCGCGACCCCGCGCGACGGCAGGGCGTATTCCTGGCATTGCTTGATTGCGACGGGTTCAAGCGTGTCAACGATACGCATGGTCATCAGGTCGGGGATGAAGTTCTGGCGACCTTGGGCCGTGTCATCGGCGAATCGGTGCGAGAAGGCGTGGACGTGGGTTTCAGGTTTGGTGGCGACGAATTCGGAGTCATTTTCCGTACCGTTGATTTTTCTGCCTGTCTCGGTGCCTGCGAGCGGATTCGAGTCCGTTTCGCGAACAGCAATGCTGACGGATGCACGGTTTCCATCGGCCTGTGCGCCTGGAGCCCCGCGCTTGGGCACGACATGCCCGATCTGGTGCGCAGCTGCGATACGTGCCTGTACCAGGCCAAGGGCCTGGGTGGAAATCAGGTGGTCACGAACGAGACCGTTTCCATTCCGCCCCGCCTTTCCTCTCCTGCCCCGTCCTAGGGCATCAAAACCCACTTCGTGCGGCGTGCCCGCAACGCTCTCATCTTTTACGATGTAAGGAATCGTATGTTTCATAATACCGGATGCCTGTTTTGTCAGGCAGAGTCTGTTACGGCCAAGGCCGATCCCTGCGCTCCGCTGGCGCTGACCCTGCATCAATTGGCGGAATCCCTGGGCAGGGCCGTGGACGCCAAGGACGCCTGGACCTGCGCCCATTCCGAGGAGGTGGCCGTGGTCAGCCAGATACTGGCCCTGAATATGGGCTTCACGCCCGCCCAGGCCGAGATTGTCCATCTGGCCGGGCATCTGCACGACATCGGCAAGATAGGCATTCCCGACGCCATCCTGCAGAAGCCCGGGCCTCTGACGCGGGAGGAATTCGAAATCATCAAGCGGCATCCGGCCATCGGCGAGGGCATCGTGCAGCCGGTCAAGGCCTTGAACGGCCAGAGCGGAGTGGCGCGCATGATCCGCCATCACCACGAACGGTACGATGGATCGGGCTATCCGGACGGATTGAGCGGATACGACATTCCGGTGGGCGCCCGGATTCTGGCCGTAGCCGACAGCCTCTCGGCCATGATGCAGGAGCGACCGTACAAGAGCGCCATGTCTTTTGAAGACGCCGAGGCCGAGATTCTGTCCCAGTCCGGGAAAATGTACGACCCGAGGGTGGTGCGGGCTTTTGCCAAGGGCCGCGACCACATCCTGTCCTGGGTTTCAGGCATGCGCGGGGATGTGAGGGCCGCTGGGTGACTGGTTGGGAAAGGTGCTCCAATCTGACCGAGCGTTGGAAGGGCGAGCGCATGTCGACGGGATCCGGGCAAGGACTGCCTGAACTCCTTCGCGGGCCTCGTAATGCTTCCCGACCTTGAGGTTCGGGCATTCTGCCGCGCTTCGTGCGGCAAACGGCCGGGAAGCAAACGATGCCCGGCTCAGTCAGACAGCAGGCAGCCTTTGCCCGGCCCCCGCCGACACGCTTGAGGCGATGCGGGAAGGGGTTGGAAATGGCAGGCAGTTCCCGTGCGGCCGCGAGTCGGGCTTGGCCGGACAAGGGCTGCCTAAGGGCGGGGTGGTTGCCTCTTCATCTTTTTCTGCGGGCCCCCGCCGACACGCTTGAAGCGATGCGGTAAGGGGTTGGAAATGGCTGGCAGTTCCCGTGCGACCGCGAGCCGGGCTTAGCCGGACAAGGGCTGCCGAAACTCCTTTGCGGGCCTCGTAATGCTTTCCGGCCTTGAGGTTCGGGCATTCTGCCGCGCTTCGTGCGGCAAACGGCCGGAAAGCAAACGATGCCTGGCTCAGTCAGACAGTCGGCAACCCTTGTCCGGCTAAGCCCGGCCCGCTGGAGTGGTGTGGAAATGGGGGGGATGGTTTGATGCGTGTGATCGAAGGCGGTTGTATGATACGATTCGGGTGTCAGTAGATCTTGCGCTTGGAAAAGCTTGAGCCCAGCACCGTGAAGGTGTTTTCCACGATGAAGAGGGCCTGCGGGTCGTGGGTGAAGGTGATTTCTTCGAGCTTTTTGAGCTGGATGTTGTTGACCACGGTCATGAGCACGTTTTTTTCGCGCTTGCTGAACGCGCCCATGCCTTTGAGGAAGGTCGCGCTCTGCTTCATGGAATCGAGAATGGTCTGGCTGATGGCTTCGGAATGATCGGAGATGATGAAGACGACCTTGCGTTGCGAAAAGAGCGCCAGGGTCTGTTCGACCATGGCCGAGGAGATGAAGACCAGAATGAGGGATACGATGACCAGATCGGCGGGCATGATCGTCAGGCACAGGAGGAAAAGGGCAAGGTTGAATCCGAAATAGACCTTGCCCACGCCGATATTGTACGTCTGGAAGAGATAGACCGCGATGATGTCCAGGCCTCCTCCCGATCCCAGAGAGCGCAGGATGAGCCCGCCGCCAAGCCCGTTCAGCACGCCGCAGGCTACGGCCGCGTAGAATTGGTTGTGAATCACGACGTCTATGTCCATGACCTCGAAGGCCACGGTCATGACCACCATGCCGTAAAGGCTGTAGAGCACGAAACGGGGGCTGAGCTTGTACCAGCCCAGAATAAAAGCGGGCAGGTTGATCAGGAAAAAGAGGATGCCCGGCGTCAGCCAGCCCGTTTTGTAATATATGAGCGCGCCCACGCCGAAAAAACCGCCGGGGATGAACTGTTGGGGCACGGCGATGCTTTTCATGGCGAAGGCGCACAGGAGCGCGCCGCTGGTGATCAGAAAGAGATTCCAGCGGACGGAGTAGGCCAGATCAAAACGTTTAATTGCAGGCTTCAAGGGGTTTATACCAGACATTCATGCTCTCAAGATCGCCTTTGATCTGGGTGTTGTTGGGCAGGGTGCCGGCAAAGTCGTACCCCTGCCTGGCGAAAACGATGTTCATGCCGGTGGCGTGGGCCCTGGCGATGGTGTAGGCGGTGTCGATTCCGGCCTTGGCCATCGCTTTTTCCATATGGGCCAGGAGGATGCTGGCCAGACCCTTGCCGCGACAGTCCGCGAGCGTGGCGAAGTCCGTCATTTCCACGTTGCCGGCCGAACAATCCATTTCAGCCGAGGCCAGGGCTGTCAAGCGACCCGCGTCATCGCGAATTCCGAAGTAGCGCACGTGCGAATCCATCGTCGAGCGCAAATACTCCGGGTCGTGGATGGGAAAGGGGTAGGTCTCGAAGACCTGGCGGTAGAGATCCGCCATGGCTTGCGCATCCTCCGGTTTCATTGTGACTGTCTTCCACCCTTCGGGCAGGCTTCGCCCGCTGTGCACGCTTTGCTCCCTGGCCGTACTCAGCACTTTTTGCACCAGTTTGGGGCTGCTTATGACCGAGCGTTCCCGCTTCGGATATTTGGCCATGAAGCAGCCGTCCTGGTTGCCGTTGAACATGCCCGGAACCCTGGCCTCCACCTTGAAGCCCTGGGCCCTGAACCAGCCCTCGGCCTGCCCCGGAACCTTGGCGAAAAGCTTGGAGTAGCCGTTGGTCGAAGCAAGCTGCTCCATGAAGCGGATGATGCGCGGCACGTCCGGGGACGCCAGCTTCATCAGATAGACCCGGTCGCTGGCCGGCCCGTGCTGGAGCAGAGCCCCTGTCATGCGGATCATGCTGTCAGGCTGCATCGGTGCGCCTCCCTATGCGTTCGTTCTCTTCGGGGGTCAGGCTCTGGGTGTCGTCCCAGTCGGCCAGCAGGCTTTCGATGCCGATGGCCTTTTCTTCGGCGTCGGCCTCGCGCAGCTGCAGGTTGCAGGTCGTGCATTCGCGGTCACAGTACGTCGGCTCGTAATGGGCCGGCTCGTGGTAGGTGGTGATGACGCCCTCGTAGTTGCGCAGCACGACCTTGTTCGCTGTCCACGAGATGATGTAGTTGGGCATGAGCGGAATCTTGCCGCCGCCGCCCGGAGCATCGACCACATACGTCGGGATGGAGAAGCCGCTGGTGTGGCCGCGCAGGCTCTCCAGGATCTCGATGCCCTTGCCGATGGGCGTGCGAAAATGGGTCAGGCCCTCGGACAGGTCGCACTGGTACAGGTAATAGGGGCGGACCCGGTTGCGGACCAGCTTGTGATTGAGAACCTTGATCAGGCGCGGGCAGTCGTTCACCCCGGCCAGGAGCACGCTCTGGTTGCCAAGGGGGATGCCTGCGTTGGCCAGCTTGGCCAGGGCCTGCTTGGACGAGGCCGTGATCTCCGCCGGATGGTTGAAATGCGTGTTGATCCAGAGCGGATGATGCTTTTTGAGCATCTCGACCAGTTCGTCGGTGATGCGGTATGGCAGAACCACCGGAGTGCGCGTGCCGATGCGCACGACCTCTACGTGCTCGATGCCGCCGATCTCGGTCAGCAGCCAATCGAGCATGTCATCCGAGAGCAGAAAAGGGTCGCCTCCGGACAGGAGCACGTCGCGCACCTGCGGAGTGTTGCGGATATATTCGATCCCCTGGCGCAGGTCTTCACGGCTGGGGATGGAATCACGGTCGCCGACCTTGCGCTTGCGGGTGCAGTGGCGGCAGTACATGGCGCAGGTGTTGCTGACATGCAGCAGCACCCGGTCCGGATAGCGGTGGGTCAGGCCGGGCACGGGGGAATCCTCGTCCTCGTGCAGAGGGTCGCTCATGTCGTGGCTTTCGATGCGCAATTCGTCGGTCGAGGGAAAGGCCTGCATGAACACGGGGTCGTTGCGATAGTCGCTGGGATCAATGAGGGACAGATAATACGGAGTGATGGCCATAGGAAATTTTTCCGTGGTGTTCCTCAGCGCTTTGCGCTCCTTCTCGGTAAATTCGATGCCAAGCAGACGCTCGACTCCCTCGATGCTTTTGATGCTGTTGCGGACGTGCCACTTCCAATCCGTCCAGTTGGAACGGGTGGCGTCCGCCGCGATGTTTTTTGCCAGGCGCCGCTGGTTTTCGGAATATATGTGCATTTGATCTCCTTTTCCGCGACCGTTAATTTCTGAATTATGACAAGAAAAATTGATTCCAGAATTACAGTATGCAATTGGTGCGTTCAAAAAAAGTCAAAGACAAAGCAGTTCTTTTAGAAAAAGAACCATATCTTGCAAAATGCAAAAATTTGTAATGAGTTAGATGAAGCTTTTCGTGGTCGCAGGATTGGCAATGTAGATCATGTAATATCGTTCTGATCAAGGGGATGCGGGGGTTGTGTTTCGGGTATGGGCGAATACCCGATTGGGTGGTCCATTTTCGATATAAGAGAGACGTGCGCGCATAATCGAAAAAGCGCGCTTGGCGGAGCAAAAAGTCAGAGCCGGACGCGCCCGGCGCGTCCGGCTCTGGGATGTTCAGCCAAGGCCCAGCTTCTTTTCCAGCTCGGCCACGATGAGGGTGGTCTTGATGACCGTGTCCGGATTCAAGGACATGGATTCGATGCCGCACTCGACCACGAACTCGGCGAACTCGGGGTAGTCGCTCGGGGCCTGGCCGCAGATGCCGATGTATTTGCCCTTCTTTACCGCCACCTCGATGACCTGTCTGACGAACCGCTTCACGGCCGGATTGCGCTCGTCGTAGACGTGGGCCACCAGGGACGAATCGCGGTCCACACCCAAAATGAGTTGGGTCAGGTCGTTGGTGCCGATGGAGAAGCCGTCGAAGACTTCAAGGAATTCCTCGGCCATGATCACGTTGGACGGGATCTCGCACATGCCGATGATTTTCAGGCCGTTCTCGCCCTGCTTCAGGCCGAACTCGGCCATGGTCTCGATGACCTTTTTGGCCTCCTCCACGGTGCGCGGGAAGGGGATCATGATCTCCACGTTGGTCAGCCCCATGTCCTCACGGATTTTCTTCATGGCCCGGCATTCAAGGCCAAAAGCCGCCTTGTAGTTCGGGGAATAGTAGCGCGAGGCCCCGCGCCAGCCGATCATGGGATTCTCCTCGTCCGGCTCGAAGAGCTTGCCGCCGATGAGGTTGGCGTACTCGTTGGACTTGAAGTCCGAGAGGCGCACGATGACCTGCTTGGGGTAGAAGGCGGCCGCGATCATGCCCACCCCTTCGGCCAGCTTGTCGACAAAAAACTCCGCCTTGTCGGCATAGCCCGAGGTCATGTCGGCGATGGCGCGCTTCAGGATGTCGTCAGGCAGGTCCTCGTAGTTCAGAAGCGCCAGGGGGTGGATCTTGATATAGGAGTTGATGATGAATTCTTCCCGCGCCAGACCCACTCCTTCGTTGGGGATGAAGCTCTTTTCGAAGGCCTGCTCGGGGCTGGCCAGGTTCATCATGATCTTGGTCTTGGGTTTGGGCAGGGTGCCAAGATCCGTCTCCTGGACTTCAAAAGGCACGAGGCCCCGGTACACGCTGCCGATGGAGCCCTCGGAGCAGTCCACGGTCACGTCCTCGCCCTGGGTCAGCTTCGTGGTCGCGTTGCCTGTGCCGACGATACACGGGATCCCGAGCTCCCGGCTGACGATGGCCGCGTGGCAGGTCCTGCCTCCACGGTTGGTGACGATGGCCGACGCGATCTTCATGATCGGCTCCCAGTCCGGGTCGGTCATGTCCGTGACCAGCACCTCGCCTTTGCGGAAGGTGTGGATCATCCCCGCCGACTTGATGACCTGCACCGGCCCCTGCCCGATGAGCTCGCCCACGGACTGACCTTCGACCAGCGTTTCCCCCTTTTCCAGGAGCACGTATTTCTTGAGCACGGCCAGGTCTTTCATGGAATGCACGGTCTCGGGCCGGGCCTGGACGATGAAGAGTTCTCCGGTCTGGCCGTCCTTGGCCCATTCGATGTCCATGGGCGTGAACTGGCCGCGATGGGCGCTGTAATGTTCCTCGATGGTGCAGGCCATGCGGGCCAGGGCCACGACCTCCTCGTCGCTTATGACCAGCCTGCGCCGGTCCTCTTCGGGCACGGTCACGTTCTTGGTCGGGGCCTTGGCGTCGGTGGTGTAGATCATCTTGATGGCCTTGCCGCCGACCCGCTTCATGATGATGGGCTTGAACCCTTTTTTGAGCGTGGGCTTGAAGATGTACCATTCGTCGGGGTTGACCGCTCCCTGGACCACGTTTTCCCCGAGGCCCCAGGCCCCGGTCAGGAAGACCGCGTCCTTGAAGCCGGTCTCGGTGTCGATGGAGAACATGACGCCGCTGGACGAGAGGTCCGAGCGCACCATCTTCTGCACGCCGATGGACAGCGCGATGGAGAAATGGTCGAAACCCTTGTCCTGGCGGTAGGAGATGGCCCTGTTGGTGAAAAGGGAGGCAAAGCAGCGCTGGCAGGCGTCCATGAGGTCTTCCGCGCCGCGGATGTTCAGGTAGGTTTCCTGCTGACCCGCGAAGCTGGCGTCGGGCAGGTCCTCGGCTGTGGCCGAGGAGCGCACGGCCACGTCCACATTGGAGCCGTACGTCTGCTCCAGTTCGCGGTAGGCGCCTGTGATGGCGCTCTGCAGGTCCGCCGGGATTTCGAGATTGCGTATGAGGGCGCGGATGCGGCTTCCCCGTTCCATGAGGTTGTCCATGTCGTGGGTATCAAGGCCCTCCATGATGGCCCTGATCTTGTCCATGGCCCCGGAAGCTTTGAGCAGGTGGCGGTAAGCGTGGGCGGTGACAGCGAAACCGTTCGGGATGGGCACGCCTTTCGGCACAAGGTTGCGGTACATCTCGCCAAGGCTTGCGTTCTTGCCGCCGACCAGCGGCACATCTTCTATTCCGAGCTCGTCAAACCAGAGCACGAAGGCGTTTTGTTTATCCACGGCAGTCCTCCTCGGGGTGCGAAAGGGGTTTGGTCGCGTCTTTTTTTTCATCTCACGGCTAGGCGAATTGTGCAACTCGGGAAGTGCTTTCCAGCGGGCCGGCGTGTTTCGCG is a genomic window of Desulfomicrobium baculatum DSM 4028 containing:
- a CDS encoding YitT family protein translates to MSGINPLKPAIKRFDLAYSVRWNLFLITSGALLCAFAMKSIAVPQQFIPGGFFGVGALIYYKTGWLTPGILFFLINLPAFILGWYKLSPRFVLYSLYGMVVMTVAFEVMDIDVVIHNQFYAAVACGVLNGLGGGLILRSLGSGGGLDIIAVYLFQTYNIGVGKVYFGFNLALFLLCLTIMPADLVIVSLILVFISSAMVEQTLALFSQRKVVFIISDHSEAISQTILDSMKQSATFLKGMGAFSKREKNVLMTVVNNIQLKKLEEITFTHDPQALFIVENTFTVLGSSFSKRKIY
- the ablB gene encoding putative beta-lysine N-acetyltransferase — encoded protein: MQPDSMIRMTGALLQHGPASDRVYLMKLASPDVPRIIRFMEQLASTNGYSKLFAKVPGQAEGWFRAQGFKVEARVPGMFNGNQDGCFMAKYPKRERSVISSPKLVQKVLSTAREQSVHSGRSLPEGWKTVTMKPEDAQAMADLYRQVFETYPFPIHDPEYLRSTMDSHVRYFGIRDDAGRLTALASAEMDCSAGNVEMTDFATLADCRGKGLASILLAHMEKAMAKAGIDTAYTIARAHATGMNIVFARQGYDFAGTLPNNTQIKGDLESMNVWYKPLEACN
- the ppsA gene encoding phosphoenolpyruvate synthase; protein product: MDKQNAFVLWFDELGIEDVPLVGGKNASLGEMYRNLVPKGVPIPNGFAVTAHAYRHLLKASGAMDKIRAIMEGLDTHDMDNLMERGSRIRALIRNLEIPADLQSAITGAYRELEQTYGSNVDVAVRSSATAEDLPDASFAGQQETYLNIRGAEDLMDACQRCFASLFTNRAISYRQDKGFDHFSIALSIGVQKMVRSDLSSSGVMFSIDTETGFKDAVFLTGAWGLGENVVQGAVNPDEWYIFKPTLKKGFKPIIMKRVGGKAIKMIYTTDAKAPTKNVTVPEEDRRRLVISDEEVVALARMACTIEEHYSAHRGQFTPMDIEWAKDGQTGELFIVQARPETVHSMKDLAVLKKYVLLEKGETLVEGQSVGELIGQGPVQVIKSAGMIHTFRKGEVLVTDMTDPDWEPIMKIASAIVTNRGGRTCHAAIVSRELGIPCIVGTGNATTKLTQGEDVTVDCSEGSIGSVYRGLVPFEVQETDLGTLPKPKTKIMMNLASPEQAFEKSFIPNEGVGLAREEFIINSYIKIHPLALLNYEDLPDDILKRAIADMTSGYADKAEFFVDKLAEGVGMIAAAFYPKQVIVRLSDFKSNEYANLIGGKLFEPDEENPMIGWRGASRYYSPNYKAAFGLECRAMKKIREDMGLTNVEIMIPFPRTVEEAKKVIETMAEFGLKQGENGLKIIGMCEIPSNVIMAEEFLEVFDGFSIGTNDLTQLILGVDRDSSLVAHVYDERNPAVKRFVRQVIEVAVKKGKYIGICGQAPSDYPEFAEFVVECGIESMSLNPDTVIKTTLIVAELEKKLGLG
- the ablA gene encoding lysine 2,3-aminomutase; this encodes MHIYSENQRRLAKNIAADATRSNWTDWKWHVRNSIKSIEGVERLLGIEFTEKERKALRNTTEKFPMAITPYYLSLIDPSDYRNDPVFMQAFPSTDELRIESHDMSDPLHEDEDSPVPGLTHRYPDRVLLHVSNTCAMYCRHCTRKRKVGDRDSIPSREDLRQGIEYIRNTPQVRDVLLSGGDPFLLSDDMLDWLLTEIGGIEHVEVVRIGTRTPVVLPYRITDELVEMLKKHHPLWINTHFNHPAEITASSKQALAKLANAGIPLGNQSVLLAGVNDCPRLIKVLNHKLVRNRVRPYYLYQCDLSEGLTHFRTPIGKGIEILESLRGHTSGFSIPTYVVDAPGGGGKIPLMPNYIISWTANKVVLRNYEGVITTYHEPAHYEPTYCDRECTTCNLQLREADAEEKAIGIESLLADWDDTQSLTPEENERIGRRTDAA
- a CDS encoding HD-GYP domain-containing protein yields the protein MFHNTGCLFCQAESVTAKADPCAPLALTLHQLAESLGRAVDAKDAWTCAHSEEVAVVSQILALNMGFTPAQAEIVHLAGHLHDIGKIGIPDAILQKPGPLTREEFEIIKRHPAIGEGIVQPVKALNGQSGVARMIRHHHERYDGSGYPDGLSGYDIPVGARILAVADSLSAMMQERPYKSAMSFEDAEAEILSQSGKMYDPRVVRAFAKGRDHILSWVSGMRGDVRAAG
- a CDS encoding GGDEF domain-containing protein, with protein sequence MLNFFCGGQPVKERSSSRVSAPETAAQASFDPGRASWPSRIGIVRRVALLLFVLVLVPMGTTLAMLESGTVIDPVNMLVASLAVALGLLAPISRIGAHFLVLRDLRLLNEFCSQIQQGRYGARFPVGLEGDDEHEMLRLKRNMNWMAHHIETQTKKLHERLDESDLRKRFYEEMSYRDPLTGLYNRRYFDCFVPNALRDPARRQGVFLALLDCDGFKRVNDTHGHQVGDEVLATLGRVIGESVREGVDVGFRFGGDEFGVIFRTVDFSACLGACERIRVRFANSNADGCTVSIGLCAWSPALGHDMPDLVRSCDTCLYQAKGLGGNQVVTNETVSIPPRLSSPAPS